Below is a window of Macadamia integrifolia cultivar HAES 741 chromosome 8, SCU_Mint_v3, whole genome shotgun sequence DNA.
GGTTTCTGGTTTCGAATTGAGAATGAATTCGATGTTCACTTGAAACGGATCCAGATTCCTCCGAATACTTACAGAGCTATTTTGGAGATTTACGTGTCATTTCATGGAAACGATGAGTTCTGGTACTCAAACCCTCCCGACGCTTACATCAAACTGAACAACTTGACAACAGGTCGGGGTAATGGAGCTTTCCGGCAGGTTTTTGTGACGATCGATGGTGTTCTTGTTGGGTCACAGGCTCTTTTTCCTGTCATATTTACTGGAGGAATCAATCCATTGTTCTGGGAACCGGTTGTGGCAATTGGGGCTTTCAATCTGCCTTCTTATGACATCGATTTGACCCCATTTCTTGGCCTGCTTTTGGATGGAAAAGATCATTCTTTCGGTCTCGGAGTGTCGGATGGAATTTCATTTTGGCTCGTGGATGCGAATTTGCACTTTTGGTTAGATCCCAAGTTGTCTACTGTCCAGGCGAAATCTGTTGTTTACCGGATTCCTCCTCTTTCAGTGAATCGAGATTCAAAATATGACAAACTTGATGGAACATTCAAAGTGAAAGCAAAGACAGAGACACATTGCTCCGGGTGGGTGAAATCGACTGCCGGGAATTTCACCACTCACGTATTCCAAGAATTCAAGTTCAAAAACTCCATCAAGTACAAGAAAAATGGAACGTACAAGGAGGTCgaacagaaaattaaaatgaaGACCGATGTCAGATTGGAGACTGATGAACAGAGATTGCTTAGTCGACTGGTCTATAAAAGGACTTACCCTCTGAGGATCATCACTTCGACTATTCCAGgatttgatatcaatacaaATTTACTGTTCACCAATGTTACGAATGGGTTTAAGGAGAAATATTCAATGGCGGATTACATAACCTCTATTTCAAATACCCAAcgctcaggtgggtggatgttGGTTCATGACCACTCTGTACTCTCTGGTTCGGCAGAGACTCGTCAAACTCTCAGATACAAAGATGATTTCACTTGTTACTCTCGAAATGTGGCTTCAAACAATGGGTCGGTCATGGAAGACTATACAACCAATGCTTGTGATCTGCTCTCGTAAGTCGTAACTCAGTACAGGATCGGACTATAATCTTCAAGTTCAGGAAGTTCTAAATAAGCTGTTGGTTTTAGCTCGTGAGTTTCTCTGCCTGTAAGTATAGTTTCATTTCAGCCTTTTCCGTCTTTGAGAACTCTAGATTTCGTTAGAACGTTTATGTGAAATCAATCCAgtgtcttaccaaaaaaaacagaaatcaatCCAGTGGATGTTTATCTTGTTCCTTACTATAAAGTATTGCTTCCTAGTTCTTAAAATGTCCTCCAGTTCTCtaaaaggcttttttttttttttttgtacatatATGCACAATCTCGGCTGCCTTATGTAAACACCAAAATTCTGTGGAAAAAAATTGGCTGCTATCTGGGTTACCGCTACTACAATTCTTGTtggtagccaaagaaatggaataattcacttccccatAGAGTTCACAGATACCCTCCTAGGTTGGTTatatagtatttttcaaaatacccttctaaatttcatttctttgactgGCACATGGGTTGTAGCATCGGggacatggtttcaagtatcggctATCGATATAGGTTGAGACCGATATTGATACCGATATCCATATCAATTGTTGGTATCATTTCAGgaataaaaaagtaatatatatatatatatatttatatatttttttttaaacaagaaTAAAAGTGACTAATACGCATCCGATCGTTATCAGACACCGATATTGATACATATATCCATACCATTTACTATATCATTTTAGGGATGAaaaagtaagatttttttttttttaaattttaataaacAAGGATAAAAGTGACGCAATCTGGATCTCAGATCATTATTAGTAGACACCGATACCGATAATGAAGACTACATTTGGAAgtatagagaagaaaaaaaaaattttaaaatatttgaatttaaggagagagatagacacatacaAAAAATGAGTGTGTGTTAtgttttttgtcttattatgtcatttgtaatattctctttctttttcttgttacAAAACATAGTGtaaatctattaaaaaaataaaaaaaaatctctgcaTCGTTGAATAAATTCCACCGTGATCACAGCAAAAGCATCAGGACTCTATTAAGTCTGTAGGGCTTTTTTGCCAATTTCTGTCTCCTCCctatttcaattatttaattagtaaaatatatcataatgtatatattttttccttttttttgttttttctttttcaagttaCCTTTATTATGCCCTTGTAGAGTTGTAGTGATATAATTTCTATAAAGTATAAACAAGTCTTGTTGAAATATTAAATATATTGTTTTACATCGGGAGGCtgtcaaaaatgatttttcaaatATTCAAATACTTTTTCGTATGCCATCCAGCTGTTCAAAtaaatttctaccaaaatataaaattaccGGTCCCTCATCACTATTCCCAGTCctagatgaatttttttttttctggtataaTCTGTTTAATATCCAATTAACATCAATAAACtccaatcataaaaaaatcaagtgaGCAACCCTCTATTGACTTTAACTTTAAATTGGTTCAAAACCAGTGATTTATCAATTCGAAATTGAATAAATgattttacattttaaaatcaaaactaaaatgaCCAAATGGtttctcataaataaataaagaaccaTTCCTATAAACATAAAAACTGAAGGGGAAAATTGATATGATCCACGCATATTGATATGTATGTACCATAAGATAAtcaaaatttttcattcttattAATTATTTCAGATTTACCAACTCTTATCTCTTTTATAAGGAGTCCAAAAAataagatataaaaaaaaaatatatatatatatatatatttttaaattttaattaatatgatttttttcccaataCTTCAAATATTCAATTTAAATCTTAAGTAGTAATGGATGCGGCGGAATAATAGACTTAGTAGATTTATGATTTGAATGTTTAGACATTCAATCAATATTAGAtcgataattgatagataatatagGTTTTCAGGAAATGttgcaaaaaaaaagagattttttttttcagtgaacTCCGATCACGAATGTGTCGCCTTGGTAAACAATTGTCTCACCAACTAGCTAATTAGATGCGAGCCCCTTCTTAGGCGAATTCCTCCTTTTTGCACCTCAATCTACAGGGTATTAGTAGCCATTTTTCAGCTGGTGTTCCCCTCCCAATAGAATGCCCCTCAAAGGAAAATTTGGGAGAAACTTTTAGTACCTAACGTTTTAGAGgactaaaaatggaaaagaggAAACGAGTTGAAGattatgaaattttataacacCCATTGATTCAAAATGATCCGAACATATAGCTCCAAGTTAAATGATAGATAGTAGAGAACGTTTGACATGCAATTTGCAGACGATAGTTGATTGATACTTACCCACTTCCAACCGAACCCATTTAGAGTAAACACATGTAGAAGGTGTAAATTGATTCtaatttaaatgattttatCCGATTTCAATAAAAGAATGTGGCAGTCCCATGCTGGTGTTAAGAGTATCTGTGAATACATCACAGGCTTACTGTCAACATTTATTGTTTGGGAATTATGGCAAGAAAGAAATAGGAGAAGACGTGGTGAAGGCTCACATGCATCAGCAACCATCATTGAGAAAGTTAAAGATTGGATTCGTGAGATCACTTATCCCACTAAATTCTCTAAACCCATTTCTTTGAGAGATGATCTTATGCTGTAGGTATTTAAGTTAAATCCTCCTATTAGTCGAGTTAAGACTCCAGTTCTTATTTATTGGTGCTAGTAATAAATGTGGATGGTGCTAGTAAGGAAAATCCGGGCATTATTGGAGGGTGAGGCATTATTAGAAACAATAACGGGAATGTTCTTGCGACATTCTCCAATTTCTATGAGGTGTGTTCAAATTCAATGGCTGAGTTAAGAGTCCTTAGAGATGGATTGAGATTGTGTGGGAAATTGGACATCACtgatttttatattaattatgaCTCCTCCTTGATTGTGAAGCTGGTTATCTAAAGATCTTGTAATTTGTGGAGTTGCTGGTATATGTTTCAGGAAGTTATCAACTTCAGTGATTCTTTGAGAGCCCACATCTCGTTTTCATTTCGAGAAAGCAATTGAGCAGTGGATTGTTAGCAAATTTTGCTTGTGAGTCTACAatcaatttgattttctatgatGATGATCATCTTCCAAGTGATCTTAATTGCATTATTAGAGAAGATAGAGCTGGTTTATCAGTCTTTATAATGTAAGACTTATTTTATAagtgtttttcttttgtgttttgaGAGTGATAGAGTAACTTGTCTCTCATGGGTTGGGGTAAGGTAGGTTATGTACCCCTtgtctttttattattagtttcattttttcaataaaattttaaggGCTATACTGGGTCCCATATCATATTcggggtaaaataataataataataataataataaataaaagaatgtcGATTACGTGGTTTATGTTCAAGGTATCGGATATGGGTTGGTCACTCAAGAAACCAATATAGAGTAACGacccctgattttttttttgggtaaaaaatttaactatacaatgatttttttatatgtctatctttcttctcaaattttaataatttttattatattttttttaccattgaACTGTACCGTTACACTTCTACCAAAAAGAGAGCTACACTGATGGAGGATTCGGTTAAGAATCGGTTCATATCGGATAAGTTTCACATGTTGAGAATTTGGGTGACATTAACAAGCATTCCTTTGGAGACCTAACGTTTCCATGTGGCGTACAAGGAAGGTACTCAAAAAGTTTCCCGCATGTGGAGGATCTCGCTGACACCAACTAGCATTCATAGAAGGACCAGGGACTCCATTATTAtcaggaaaataatcctctgtttttctcatccc
It encodes the following:
- the LOC122085520 gene encoding peptide-N4-(N-acetyl-beta-glucosaminyl)asparagine amidase A; this translates as MASLSSSASPSPFGSHAFVFLNFLLLCFVVHQSHSITLLSPLDSSSSSLPGRYFKSLPSSLHLNESTEYYEITLPLKTDKFSPSCSLLLLQHDFGNTYGLPPATASYSPPSDCPAPWSHVVLELQVSCQGEQYDRIVGVWLDGVEILRTSTAEPTDSGIFWKVRKDVTKYSSLLSLSNLTLSVMLENIINDVFTGVYHVNISLLYYGQSGARVHSDSPELFSNRKLGPLIEEGTLGLRSEARKLMFISGEHDGRIRSRTDSTEGQKLGVLSRKPADLIVPIASDGSDGFWFRIENEFDVHLKRIQIPPNTYRAILEIYVSFHGNDEFWYSNPPDAYIKLNNLTTGRGNGAFRQVFVTIDGVLVGSQALFPVIFTGGINPLFWEPVVAIGAFNLPSYDIDLTPFLGLLLDGKDHSFGLGVSDGISFWLVDANLHFWLDPKLSTVQAKSVVYRIPPLSVNRDSKYDKLDGTFKVKAKTETHCSGWVKSTAGNFTTHVFQEFKFKNSIKYKKNGTYKEVEQKIKMKTDVRLETDEQRLLSRLVYKRTYPLRIITSTIPGFDINTNLLFTNVTNGFKEKYSMADYITSISNTQRSGGWMLVHDHSVLSGSAETRQTLRYKDDFTCYSRNVASNNGSVMEDYTTNACDLLS